A window of the Notolabrus celidotus isolate fNotCel1 unplaced genomic scaffold, fNotCel1.pri scaffold_161_arrow_ctg1, whole genome shotgun sequence genome harbors these coding sequences:
- the LOC117808846 gene encoding tripartite motif-containing protein 16-like, protein MAQKGVQLDRESFSCSVCLDLLKDPVTVPCGHSYCMDCIKAHWDTEEEKESYSCPQCRHTFTSRPVLLKSTMLETLLQELKKTGLQAAPEDPSYAGPEDVACDICTGRKLKALKSCQVCLISFCDKHLQPHLQTPAYKKHKLVEPSKKLQENVCSRHDEVMKMFCRTDQQSICYLCSVDDHKGHDTVSAAAERSEKQRELEESRLNIQQRIQDREKDVEQLQQEVEAINGSADKAVEHSEEMFTQLIRLMEERRSDVRQRVRSQQETEVSRVRELQEKLEQEITELKRRDAELQKLAHTEDHNQFLQDYPSLSGLSGPADPSSIKTRPLRYFEDVTAAVSEVRDQLQEVLREKWTNVSQAVTEVDALLSEPPEPKTRAGFLRYSGGLTLDPNTANRYLLLSDGNRRATWKKQQQSYSRHPDRFIDFAQVLSRESLSGRCYWEVELRGDGVGVAVAYKNISRTGESYDCCFGYNDKSWTLDCDNIRYNFWFNNVSTPVSGPQSSRVGVYLDHRAGILSFYSVSETMTLLHRVQTTFTQPLYAGLRLNRYENSAEFCELQ, encoded by the coding sequence ATGGCGCAGAAAGGAGTTCAGCTGGACCGGGAATCCTTCTCTTGTTCCGTCTGTTTGGATCTACTGAAGGATCCGGTGACTGttccctgtggacacagctacTGCATGGACTGTATTAAAGCCCACTGggatacagaggaggagaaggagagctaCAGCTGCCCTCAGTGTAGGCACACCTTCACCTCGAGGCCTGTCCTGCTGAAAAGCACCATGCTGGAGACCCTGCTGCAGGAACTGAAGAAGACCGGACTCCAAGCTGCTCCTGAGGATCCCTCTTATGCTGGACCTGAAGATGTGGCCTGTGACATCTGCACCGGGAGGAAACTCAAAGCCCTCAAGTCCTGTCAGGTCTGTTTGATCTCATTTTGTGACAAACACCTTCAGCCTCATCTTCAAACTCCGGCCtataagaaacacaagctggtgGAGCCCTCCAAGAAGCTCCAGGAGAACGTCTGCTCTCGTCACgatgaggtgatgaagatgttctgtcgtactgatcagcagtctatctgttatctctgctctgtggacGATCACAAAGGCCACGACAcggtctcagctgcagcagagcggagcgagaagcagagagagctggaggagagtcgactaaacatccagcagagaatccaggacagagagaaagatgtggagcagcttcaacaggaggtggaggctaTCAACGGCTCCGCTGATAAAGCAGTGGAGCACAGTGAGGAGATGTTCACCCAGCTGATCCGTCTCATGGAGGAACGACGCTCTGACGTGAGGCAGCGGGTCAGATcccagcaggaaactgaagtgagtcgagtcagagagcttcaggagaagctggagcaggagatcactgagctgaagaggagagacgctgagctgcagaagctggcacacacagaggaccacaACCAGTTTCTACAGGACTACCCCTCACTGTCAGGACTCAGTGGACCTGCAGACCCATCCAGCATCAAGACCCGTCCTCTCAGGTACTTTGAGgatgtgacagcagctgtgtcAGAAGTCAGAGATCAACTACAGGAGGTCCTGAGAGAGAAGTGGACCAACGTCTCACAGGCTGTGACTGAAGTGGATGCTTTACTGTCAGAACCACCAGAGCCCAAGACCAGAGCTGGGTTCTTAAGATACTCAGGTGGACTCAcactggatccaaacacagcaaacagatATCTGTTATTATCTGATGGGAACAGAAGAGCAacatggaaaaaacaacaacagtcttATTCTAGACACCCAGACAGATTCATTGATTTTGCTCAGGTCCTGAGTAGAGAGAGTCTGAGCGGACGGtgttactgggaggtggagCTGAGAGGGGACGGAGTTGGTGTAGCAGTCGCATACAAGAATATCAGCAGAACAGGAGAGTCATATGATTGTTGTTTTGGATATAATGATAAATCTTGGACGTTAGATTGTGACAACATCAGATATAACTTTTGGTTCAACAACGTCAGCACTCCTGTCTCAGGTCCTCAGTCCTCCAGAGTAGGAgtgtacctggatcacagagcaggtattctgtccttctacagcgtctctgaaaccatgactctcctccacagagtccagaccacattcactcagccCCTCTATGCTGGACTAAGGTTGAACAGGTATGAAAACAGTGCTGAGTTCTGTGAACTCCAATAA